CGAATTCACTGCTGAACAGGGCATTGTCGTGTTTATAGTTTTTGAAGGTCACACCCTCAATACTGTAGTTCAGCAGTGGCGGCTCGCCGTGTTTTCGTGGATAGACGGAACCATGCCATACCTGCCAGTTATGGCGATCCCCCACATCCGGATCATTGGCATCATTGCCGAGACTGTCCCCATAGGGTGAGGAAGGCCAGTATGGACGAGATGGATCCAGCCGCTCCAGTACTTCCGGGATCAGCTCATGGTAGATCAGTTCTCCATAGAAGGGGCTGGTAATATCTCCACTGGCAGACTTCATGTCATAAAGCCAATCAATTTCGTTATTGCCACACCAGAGTGCAAGCGAGGCACGATTGCGCAGGCGCAGGACATTATTTTCTACCTCATCCCGTACATTGTTCATGAAATCCCGATTAAAATCAGGGAATAAGGCGTTGGCAAAAGCAAAATCCTGCCACACCAGCACGCCTTGCCGATCACATTCATCATAGAAGACGTCCTTTTCATATATACCGCCTGCCCAGACACGCAGCATATTCATATGCCCTTCCACAGTCAACTCGATCAACTCACGATACCGGGAGGCGGGGATGGCACCAATCAGATGGTCGGCCGGAATCCAGTTGGCTCCTTTCGCGTACACACGTACTCCGTTCAGAATAAATGTAAACGCCTCCTCACCCTGTTCATTATGAAGCGCGAGTTCAATGGTTCGTACACCGTAAGGCACGTTGTATTGATCCACTTCCACCCCATCCGCAACTAGTGTAACTTCCAGTCTGTACAAGTAAGGTTCACCCAGGTCATGCGTCCACCATAATTGCGGTGAATCCAATTTTAGTATTGTATCTGCAAGACCATTTTCCACAACAACTTCAGCAGATCGTGCCACTTCCTGACCACTCGCATCCAGTAAACGGATATCACATGACAAAACCACAGGTTTTTCACGTTTCTGTCTGCTACGGAAAGACAATACAGACTTCACATCAGCAGTGACATGGACAGCCGCTTGCTGCTTGCTCACGGATTCGGTTCGTGCAAATACGTTCTCCAGCTTTGCAATCGTTCGTCTTTCAAGACGAACCCCTCCCCAAATTCCTACGGTGACCATCCGTGGACCCCAGTCCCAACCGAAATTCATCGCAGCTTTGCGCAACCAGGGCCGTTCCTTCGTATATGAAGACCAGTCAAACGTTTCCTTGTCTCTGTGATGCAGATAAAGGGGGTCGAACTTGACCGCTATGGCGTTCCAGCCATTACGAACCAGTGTCGTCACATCGAAAGTGTGGGACATGAGCATGTTGGCCGTTTGCCCCACTTCATGTCCGTTCACATATACGGTAGCGAACGTATCCAACCCGTCGAATACTAACTCAAAGTATTCCTCTGCTCCCCCATCCTTCACCAGGTTGAAGTTAGTACGATACCACCATTCCTTCTGCTCGATCCATCGACTCTTGGCATCGTTATGCCCATAGTAGGGCGGATCAATGATGCTGCGTTCCACCAGAGCGGTGTGCACATCCCCTGGTACCTCCGCTCCGATCCAGAATCGATCATCGAGCGCTGCGGCTGCAACATCCATGGCCCGCTTTTCCCCAACCTCAAAATGCTGTATTTTCCATTGCCCTGACAAATCCTGACTTGAATTATTCATCTTCATCCTTGCCTCGCTCTCCAGTCCCCTTGGTAATACGATATCGAAAACGTTTGCAATAAAAACATGACTTCGTTCTTTCGTTTGTTCGTTTGTTTGCTTTCCTTTAATGTCCGGAAGTCTTGTACGACACAGCCTCCTCACGATACTCACTCGGAGTCTTGCCCGTATGTTTTTTGAATAGCCTGCTAAAATACTTCACGTCCTCATATCCACTGATGGCAGCCACTTCACTTACTTTTGCAGGAGAAACCACCAGCATGTCCATCGCGCGCCGAATTCGTATACCTGTTACAAAATCGCCAAAAGTGACGCCCGTTTCCTTCTTAAACAGTTCACTGAGATGACCCGGATGCAGATGAACCTGACCTGCGACATGCTGCAGGCTAATATCCTGTGCCAAACCGGATTCCATATAAGCAATAGCCTTCTGTACATGCGTAGTCCGCCCTTGTCCCATCTGACTATGATAGGTATGCATCAGCCCATATAAATGATGAAACAGCAGATCCCGAAGTTCACCAGCATCGGCATCCGGATCTGGCTTCCATGGTTCGAATCGTTCCAGTTCGTCCCTTCCAATGGCTCGCATGGTGCGAATCAACCAGCGCTGTCCTGCATTCACCGCAGCATGCAGACAAGCATCCAAAGACTCTGGCGTTACTTCGGGGTCCATCAGGAGTTCATCCACCAGTTCTCGTGTCCATGTGGTCAGCATAATCGAGTCATTATCCATCAACAATGTCCCCAATTTAGTTTCTTCCTCATGTTGAAGAACGGTTTTACCTCCTATGCGGTGCAAAACGTCTTCATATTGCCATATCCTGTCCTTAAGTAACCCATGGTAACGGTATGCAATCGACGCCGTACGGTAGCTCTCATGCAGAAGTTGAACCTCCATACAGGGTCGACCTGCTGCTGCACGCAATGTACATTTCAACAGTTGCTCCATCCGGGTTAACGCAATGCCCAAAGTAAATTGGAAATCCTGCTCATCCGGCGGCAGCTGAACAACACAGATAATCCGGTCCTTATGAATGTGTGCAACTGCGCCCGGCAGAACATCCTCCAGCATATTTTGCACGGCAAAGTTTAGTAAAGTAGCCGAAGAACGATTCCATCCCACAGCTTTCAAGATCAGAATCTGTCTCTGCATATGGTCCATGTCGGAGGAACCTTCCGATTGCACATTTATTTCCGACTGCAGAAATACAGGACAAGGGCTAGATTCAACGTCTCCATCAATGATCCATCGAGCGAATAGGCGCTGTTTGTTCTCGCGCAGCAGCTGCCCTTCTCTTGATTTCTCAGCCCATCGTTCGGTAATCCGTTGTTTGGCCTGAAGCACCGTCTCGATAATTTCTTCCGGTTTACTCGTCTTAAGCAGATAATCCGTGACACCTTGACGAATGGCTTGCTGGGCGTAAGAGAAGTCATCGTATCCCGATAAAATAATGACCTCGAGTTCCGGCAGCATATGCAGACCTTCCTCTGCCAGTTCAAGCCCCGTCCTTCCCGTCATCCGAATATCAGTCATCAGAATATGCGGCCTCTCCTCCGCCATGCGTGTTAACGCCTCTTCTGCAGAGGCTGCTGGCGTAAGCAGCTCAATCCCCAGTTCATGCCAAGCGATTACACTGGCGAGCCCTGTTCGGATAATCACTTCATCATCAACAATCAGTAATCTCATGACGATTCCTCCAAGATTGGAATGGAAAATGAAATCCGGGTTCCACCTCCGACCCGGCTGTCCACTTCGATCTGCGCTTCAGCTCCATAATGAAGCAATAGTCTCTCGTTCACATTGCGGAGCCCGTAACCACCTTGGGATGTTTGCTTCATTGGCTCTTTTTCCGTCCAATGGTGGTTTAAATCACGGTGCTCCTCCTCATCCAATGACACAAGGTTGCTTCTGACATGCTCCAGTCTGTCCAGCTCCATGCCAACTCCATCATCCAGAACCAGCACATTCATTCGTTCCTGTTCTTGCCGAATCAGGATTGTGATTGTGCCCGTACCCGCTTTCGGCTGAATTCCGTGAATCATGGCATTTTCGACGAGCGGTTGGAGCAGCAATTTCAGCATCATTCGCTGTTCAAGTGCCGGATCCACAATATAATGCACGGCGAACTTGTCGGGAAATCGGATGGACTGTACACGAACATAATGGCGAATATGGGCAATCTCCTGCCCTACAGGACAATAATCCCTACCTTGATTCAAGCTGATGCGCAAAAAATCACTCAATCCTTCGACCATCTCTGCAATCCGCTTTTCCTCAGACATCAAGGCTATCCAGTGAATGGATGAAAGGGTGTTATACAAAAAATGAGGATTGATCTGTGCCTGAAGTGCCCTGAGATCAGCTTCCTTCTTGCGGACTTCACCGCGGATAACCTCTTCCTTCAGTCTCTCAATATGGGCACCGAGCAAATTATAACTCTCTCCCAGCTTGCCGATTTCATCATCACTTTCCGATCGGAATAGGGGCAGCGGTCGATCTGGGTCCATTCGGGACAAATGCTTCGTAAGAACTCGCAGCGGCTTTGTGACTCGTCGCACCGTAAACCAGACCAGTCCTGCACTGATGGCAGCAGACAGCGTCACTGCAACGGCAGTGAGGATCAGAATATAACCGTTTTCGGACTTATACTGATCGTAGGGAACTGTTCCGGTCAGCGTCCAGCCTGTCAACAGTTCCGGATAATAGAGCAAAGTACGTTTCTCATCGCCGTTGCCATACGTGGCTGTTCCGCTTCCCTCTTGTTGGATCAGCGTATGTATTTCAGGCTCAATCTTCTCCAGAGACTGTCCAAGACGGGATTTGTCCATGGAAGACAAAATCTCTCCAGTGGGACCAATCAGTTCCAGTCGACCTTCACCCATACCCATTCCCAGCGCCGCCCATCCTTTCGAGATTGCCTTCTCGTCTAGACTGATCGCCAGCCATCCGATAGGCCGATAATCATGAATGCTGCGAATGGGTCGAACCAATGTAATTACATTCTGGATACCCGCATAATTCTGAACCGGATATACGCCAGTCCATGCTTTAACCGCATCACCACGCGGAGCAGGAGGATAAGACACATTGGATGATTCATACCATGTAGCCGTGGACAGAGCCGCATCGAAACGTTCCGGATAGATGGCAATGTTGGCTATATATTTTTTGGAAGCGGCCAGATTGGTCATCCTGCCCAGAATATCCACACGCTCCTGCACATCGTCCTCATCGTTACTTAAATACTGCTGAATGTCCCTTTCTCCGATCAGAAAAATCGATAACGTCTCGACATCCTGAAGCATATAGCGCAAATTCGCTTCCACCTGCTTCAGTGTGTCCATGCCCGAAAGCTTTGTTTTTTGCTCTGTGATGCGGGAAGAGATCAGAAAGGCGAACAGCCCCAGTGCCAGCAACGGCACAATCATGGAAGCCGTAATCACGATGGACAACTTCCGTTGCAGTGAAGATGTTAGCCAGCGTCCCACACCTTTTCCTCCTCTGGATGCGCTCTCATTTAACCTTTGACTGCTCCGGCCGTCATGCCTTTCATGACTTGTTCCTGAAATATCAGGTATAGAATGATGGTCGGGATTACGGACAAGGTCATGGCAGCAAGAGTCAGGCCGTAATCGGTCTGATATCCGTCGGCAAAATTGGCAATCGCGAGCGGTAACGTTTTCAAACCTGTTTTGTTAATAAACACGAGTGCGAATGAAAAGTCATTCCACGCGTGCAGAAAACTCAGAATAGTGACCGTTGACAAGGCAGGCACAGACATGGGAAGCATGATTCGGGTGAACAGCCCCCATAGACCTGTTCCATCAATAAAAGCGGCCTCTTCAATATCACGTGGAATGCTAGTCAAATAAGCTGTTAGCACAAATATCGCGGTCGGCAGCGCAAAGGCGGTATACGGCAATATCAGTGCCCAATACGTATTCAGCAGAGACATCTGTTTCATCAAAATAAATAACGGAACCAATGTGCTGTGAATGGGAATCAGCATGCCTACAACGAAGAAGGTCATGATCAGCCCTTTCCAGCGAAACTGGAAACGTGCGAGTATAAATGAAGCCAGCGCTGCAATAAACAGCGTTAGGATAAGCGAACCTACGGATACAATCAGGGAATTGCCAAAAGCAGTTCCCAGCTTGGAGCTTTCCCAAGCATTGCTGAAATTGTCCACGTTCCATTTCTCCGGAAGCCCGAAGGGCCTGCTATAGAAATCTTCATTCGTTTTGAATGCACTGATCACAAGCCAATAGAATGGATACAATGTTAAAATACCATAGACTGTCAACATCGTCCAAACAATTCCACTACGGACTCGGCGAACCGGATGGCCTGAAGTATTCCCTGGTGTTGGCATCGATAACGGGGTAACAC
Above is a window of Paenibacillus sp. E222 DNA encoding:
- a CDS encoding glycoside hydrolase family 2 protein — protein: MKMNNSSQDLSGQWKIQHFEVGEKRAMDVAAAALDDRFWIGAEVPGDVHTALVERSIIDPPYYGHNDAKSRWIEQKEWWYRTNFNLVKDGGAEEYFELVFDGLDTFATVYVNGHEVGQTANMLMSHTFDVTTLVRNGWNAIAVKFDPLYLHHRDKETFDWSSYTKERPWLRKAAMNFGWDWGPRMVTVGIWGGVRLERRTIAKLENVFARTESVSKQQAAVHVTADVKSVLSFRSRQKREKPVVLSCDIRLLDASGQEVARSAEVVVENGLADTILKLDSPQLWWTHDLGEPYLYRLEVTLVADGVEVDQYNVPYGVRTIELALHNEQGEEAFTFILNGVRVYAKGANWIPADHLIGAIPASRYRELIELTVEGHMNMLRVWAGGIYEKDVFYDECDRQGVLVWQDFAFANALFPDFNRDFMNNVRDEVENNVLRLRNRASLALWCGNNEIDWLYDMKSASGDITSPFYGELIYHELIPEVLERLDPSRPYWPSSPYGDSLGNDANDPDVGDRHNWQVWHGSVYPRKHGEPPLLNYSIEGVTFKNYKHDNALFSSEFGMHASANRYTLEKNMPAGQFYWGSPEMAYRNKDTNHQKGILLMEGYTGIPQNIEEYMNYSMLTQAEGLRYGIEHFRRINHRNSGALVWQLNDSWPGTSWSMIDYELLPKASFYYGKVFFHPILLSLEHEPGEPLTLWVVNDTRETLKGQLRLNIYGLNGEKVYSSSHYVETSSQSATRIAELSEAEVLGGRLAEEVMVELAAEGFTAPLNRYFLRDPKHVNLPQAQLSVHVNEEEQSVTVTAMGAIARLVKLELPLGRVRFSDNYFDLLPGESRTVRLRHPEKLSLPMTELRVSAMNGSET
- a CDS encoding helix-turn-helix domain-containing protein encodes the protein MRLLIVDDEVIIRTGLASVIAWHELGIELLTPAASAEEALTRMAEERPHILMTDIRMTGRTGLELAEEGLHMLPELEVIILSGYDDFSYAQQAIRQGVTDYLLKTSKPEEIIETVLQAKQRITERWAEKSREGQLLRENKQRLFARWIIDGDVESSPCPVFLQSEINVQSEGSSDMDHMQRQILILKAVGWNRSSATLLNFAVQNMLEDVLPGAVAHIHKDRIICVVQLPPDEQDFQFTLGIALTRMEQLLKCTLRAAAGRPCMEVQLLHESYRTASIAYRYHGLLKDRIWQYEDVLHRIGGKTVLQHEEETKLGTLLMDNDSIMLTTWTRELVDELLMDPEVTPESLDACLHAAVNAGQRWLIRTMRAIGRDELERFEPWKPDPDADAGELRDLLFHHLYGLMHTYHSQMGQGRTTHVQKAIAYMESGLAQDISLQHVAGQVHLHPGHLSELFKKETGVTFGDFVTGIRIRRAMDMLVVSPAKVSEVAAISGYEDVKYFSRLFKKHTGKTPSEYREEAVSYKTSGH
- a CDS encoding sensor histidine kinase, with protein sequence MGRWLTSSLQRKLSIVITASMIVPLLALGLFAFLISSRITEQKTKLSGMDTLKQVEANLRYMLQDVETLSIFLIGERDIQQYLSNDEDDVQERVDILGRMTNLAASKKYIANIAIYPERFDAALSTATWYESSNVSYPPAPRGDAVKAWTGVYPVQNYAGIQNVITLVRPIRSIHDYRPIGWLAISLDEKAISKGWAALGMGMGEGRLELIGPTGEILSSMDKSRLGQSLEKIEPEIHTLIQQEGSGTATYGNGDEKRTLLYYPELLTGWTLTGTVPYDQYKSENGYILILTAVAVTLSAAISAGLVWFTVRRVTKPLRVLTKHLSRMDPDRPLPLFRSESDDEIGKLGESYNLLGAHIERLKEEVIRGEVRKKEADLRALQAQINPHFLYNTLSSIHWIALMSEEKRIAEMVEGLSDFLRISLNQGRDYCPVGQEIAHIRHYVRVQSIRFPDKFAVHYIVDPALEQRMMLKLLLQPLVENAMIHGIQPKAGTGTITILIRQEQERMNVLVLDDGVGMELDRLEHVRSNLVSLDEEEHRDLNHHWTEKEPMKQTSQGGYGLRNVNERLLLHYGAEAQIEVDSRVGGGTRISFSIPILEESS
- a CDS encoding carbohydrate ABC transporter permease, translating into MPTPGNTSGHPVRRVRSGIVWTMLTVYGILTLYPFYWLVISAFKTNEDFYSRPFGLPEKWNVDNFSNAWESSKLGTAFGNSLIVSVGSLILTLFIAALASFILARFQFRWKGLIMTFFVVGMLIPIHSTLVPLFILMKQMSLLNTYWALILPYTAFALPTAIFVLTAYLTSIPRDIEEAAFIDGTGLWGLFTRIMLPMSVPALSTVTILSFLHAWNDFSFALVFINKTGLKTLPLAIANFADGYQTDYGLTLAAMTLSVIPTIILYLIFQEQVMKGMTAGAVKG